One segment of Castanea sativa cultivar Marrone di Chiusa Pesio chromosome 3, ASM4071231v1 DNA contains the following:
- the LOC142627422 gene encoding phosphate transporter PHO1 homolog 1, which translates to MSSWPSIETHSQAYTHQTQPLTFLSEIKAQIEKNKKMVKFSKQFEGQLVPEWKEAFVDYWQLKKDLKKIHLINTTTDNNINTPIKQQTNSIPNTLFSNFRKRFSLFGHQHKDHGAIQVHKKLASSASKGDMYETELLEQFADTDATKEFFACLDHQLNKVNQFFKTKEAEFMERGESLKKQMEILIEVKTAFKKQRGKGAIAQESKEDPSISCTITCEEDSVKDRTEQDQLQENNIDDTGKNDVRFTDSLCSESSDDVGNSLMQMRGEDAKMRTLSGRVFNCQGKNLRINIPLTTPTRTFSALSYLVWEDLMNPSSKKCGPEGRKLQVNRTKLHHAEKMIRGAYVELYKGLGYLKTYRTLNMLAFMKILKKFDKVTGKQVLPIYHKEVERSYFNSSDKVMNLADEVEELFIKHFADEDRRKAMKYLKPQQRKDSHAVTFFIGLFTGCFLALFAGYVIVAHMKDVYRRPKPHSNSVYMETVYPVLSMFSLLFLHFFLYGCNIFAWRKARINYSFIFELSPTRELKYRDVFLICTTSMTAVIGVMFVHLSLLTKGYTLAEVQAIPGLLVLIFLLVLVCPFNIIYRSSRYRFLRVIRNIILSPLYKVVMLDFFMADQLCSQIPMLRNLESVACYYITRSYKTEDYGYCNKHYRDLAYAVSFLPYYWRAMQCARRWFDEGQTSHLINLGKYVSAMLAAGAKVAFEKEKEGAGWLCLVVVVSSSATVYQLYWDFVKDWGLLQMNSKNPWLRNELMLRRKIIYYFAMGLNLILRLAWLQTVLHYKFQQVDDSVTALFLAALEVIRRGLWNFFRLENEHLNNAGHFRAVKTVPLPFHEVDEED; encoded by the exons ATGTCATCATGGCCTTCCATTGAAACACACTCACAAGCCTACACACATCAAACACAACCACTCACTTTTCTCTCTGAAATCAAGGCACAAATagagaagaacaagaagatggtGAAGTTCTCTAAGCAGTTTGAGGGTCAGCTTGTGCCTGAATGGAAAGAAGCTTTTGTTGATTATTGGCAACTCAAGAAAGACCTCAAAAAAATCCATCTCATTAACACCACTACTGACAACAACATCAACACACCCATCAAGCAACAAACTAACTCTATACCCAATACCCTCTTCTCCAATTTTAGGAAAAGGTTCTCTTTATTTGGCCATCAACATAAAGACCATGGAGCAATTCAA GTTCATAAGAAACTTGCATCGTCAGCTAGTAAGGGGGATATGTATGAGACTGAACTGCTTGAGCAGTTTGCGGATACTGATGCTACCAAAGaattttttgcttgtttggatCACCAACTTAACAAAGTGAATCAGTTCTTCAAAACCAAGGAGGCCGAGTTCATGGAAAGAGGGGAAAGTTTGAAGAAACAAATGGAGATCCTGATTGAGGTCAAAACAGCATTCAAGAAACAACGGGGCAAAGGAGCTATAGCTCAGGAATCCAAGGAGGATCCTTCTATTTCATGCACCATTACATGTG aAGAGGACTCTGTTAAGGATAGAACAGAACAAGACCAGCTACAAGAGAACAATATAGATGACACGGGAAAAAATGATGTGCGATTCACAGACTCTCTTTGTTCAGAATCATCTGATGATGTGGGGAATTCGTTGATGCAGATGAGAGGAGAAGATGCGAAAATGAGGACACTCTCAGGGCGTGTTTTCAATTGTCAAGGAAAGAACTTAAGGATTAACATTCCTCTGACAACGCCCACTCGTACCTTCTCGGCACTTAGTTATTTAGTGTGGGAGGATTTGATGAATCCTTCTTCAAAAAAATGCGGTCCAGAAGGCCGTAAGCTACAGGTTAACAGAACAAAGTTGCATCATGCAGAGAAGATGATTAGAGGAGCTTATGTTGAGCTCTATAAAGGGTTAGGCTATCTCAAAACTTACAG GACCCTGAACATGCTTGCATTTATGAAGATATTGAAGAAGTTTGACAAA GTTACTGGAAAACAAGTTCTTCCAATTTATCACAAAGAGGTTGAGAGATCCTATTTCAACAGCTCAGACAAG GTGATGAACTTAGCAGACGAAGTTGAAGAGCTATTTATCAAGCACTTTGCTGATGAAGACCGAAGAAAGGCCATGAAATATCTTAAACCACAACAGCGTAAAGACTCACATGCTGTTACCTTCTTCATTG GGTTATTCACTGGATGCTTCTTAGCGCTATTTGCTGGATATGTCATCGTGGCTCATATGAAGGATGTGTATAGACGGCCGAAGCCACATTCGAACTCAGTTTATATGGAAACAGTCTATCCTGTACTAAG CATGTTCAGCCTACTGTTTTTACACTTCTTTCTGTATGGCTGCAACATTTTTGCTTGGAGAAAGGCTCGTATAAACTATAGCTTCATATTTGAGCTAAGCCCCACCAGGGAACTTAAGTACAGAGATGTGTTCTTAATATGTACCACCTCGATGACTGCTGTAATTGGGGTCATGTTTGTTCATTTATCACTACTTACCAAAGGGTATACTCTTGCTGAAGTCCAAGCTATCCCCGGTCTTCTTGTATTG ATCTTCTTGCTAGTACTTGTGTGCCCCTTCAATATTATCTATCGATCAAGCCGTTATCGTTTCCTTCGTGTGATAAGGAACATCATTTTATCACCTCTCTACAAG GTTGTAATGCTGGACTTCTTCATGGCTGATCAACTTTGTAGTCAG ATCCCAATGCTCAGAAATCTTGAATCCGTGGCATGTTACTACATAACACGGAGCTATAAAACTGAGGACTATGGGTATTGCAACAAGCATTACCGGGATCTTGCTTATGCAGTTTCCTTTCTACCATATTATTGGAGGGCAATGCAG TGTGCTAGGCGGTGGTTTGATGAGGGACAGACAAGCCACCTTATCAATCTAGGCAAATATGTATCAGCAATGTTAGCAGCCGGAGCCAAGGTGGcctttgagaaagaaaaggagggTGCTGGATGGCTCTGTCTTGTTGTGGTCGTGTCCAGTTCTGCAACAGTGTACCAATTGTATTGGGATTTTGTAAAAGACTGGGGTTTGCTCCAAATGAATTCCAAGAACCCCTGGCTTAGGAATGAATTAATGCTTCGACGAAAGATCATTTACTACTTCGCCATG GGATTGAATCTTATTCTCAGGCTTGCTTGGTTGCAAACTGTTCTCCACTACAAATTTCAACAAGTTGACGACAGTGTCACTGCTCTATTTTTAGCAGCCCTTGAGGTCATTAGGAGGGGCCTGTGGAATTTTTTCAG GTTGGAGAATGAGCATCTAAATAATGCAGGCCACTTCAGGGCAGTCAAGACAGTACCACTTCCTTTTCACGAAGTGGATGAGGAAGACTGA